From one Bacillus sp. FJAT-42376 genomic stretch:
- a CDS encoding zinc-finger domain-containing protein → MNNRKQKLDEIGELLDTYCVDCLLKQHFRKEYGKTHAHSFCISQCTVGLKLKELGEKLS, encoded by the coding sequence ATGAATAATCGAAAACAGAAACTGGATGAAATAGGGGAGCTGCTGGACACGTATTGTGTAGATTGCCTCCTTAAGCAGCATTTTCGCAAAGAATATGGGAAGACACATGCCCATTCTTTCTGCATCAGTCAATGTACAGTCGGACTGAAGCTGAAAGAATTGGGGGAGAAGCTATCCTGA